A single Caretta caretta isolate rCarCar2 chromosome 2, rCarCar1.hap1, whole genome shotgun sequence DNA region contains:
- the NRN1 gene encoding neuritin isoform X2 translates to MGLKLNGRYISLILAVQIAYLVQAVRAAGKCDAVFRGFSDCLLRLGDNMANYPQDLDDKRNLQTICSYWDDFHSCTLTALTDCQEGATDLWEKLKRESKNLDFQGSLFELCGGSNGSAPSLLLLPAFPLLLLALSAALVTWLSF, encoded by the exons ATGGGACTTAAGTTGAACGGCAGATATATTTCTCTGATCCTTGCTGTACAGATAG CGTACCTGGTGCAGGCGGTGAGAGCCGCGGGGAAGTGCGATGCGGTCTTTAGGGGCTTCTCGGACTGTTTGCTCAGACTGGGCGATAACATGGCCAACTACCCGCAGGACCTGGACGACAAGAGAAATCTCCAAACGATCTGCTC GTACTGGGATGATTTCCACTCCTGCACCCTCACAGCCCTCACGGATTGCCAGGAAGGCGCGACAGATCTTTGGGAAAAACTGAAAAGGGAATCCAAAAACCTCGATTTTCAAGGCAGCTTATTTGAACTATGCGGAGGAAGCAACGGGTCAGCTCCTTCCCTACTCctcctccctgccttccccctgctcctgctggcTCTCTCTGCAGCGCTAGTGACCTGGCTCTCCTTCTAG
- the NRN1 gene encoding neuritin isoform X1: MPSAERTAFPQERERILFRLEPLLLFLIANQTDEMLVNAYLVQAVRAAGKCDAVFRGFSDCLLRLGDNMANYPQDLDDKRNLQTICSYWDDFHSCTLTALTDCQEGATDLWEKLKRESKNLDFQGSLFELCGGSNGSAPSLLLLPAFPLLLLALSAALVTWLSF, from the exons ATGCCAAGTGCTGAAAGAACAGCTTTTCCGCAGGAAAGGGAACGAATTCTTTTTCGTCTTGAACCACTTTTGCTCTTCCTTATTGCAAACCAGACGGATGAAATGCTCGTTAATG CGTACCTGGTGCAGGCGGTGAGAGCCGCGGGGAAGTGCGATGCGGTCTTTAGGGGCTTCTCGGACTGTTTGCTCAGACTGGGCGATAACATGGCCAACTACCCGCAGGACCTGGACGACAAGAGAAATCTCCAAACGATCTGCTC GTACTGGGATGATTTCCACTCCTGCACCCTCACAGCCCTCACGGATTGCCAGGAAGGCGCGACAGATCTTTGGGAAAAACTGAAAAGGGAATCCAAAAACCTCGATTTTCAAGGCAGCTTATTTGAACTATGCGGAGGAAGCAACGGGTCAGCTCCTTCCCTACTCctcctccctgccttccccctgctcctgctggcTCTCTCTGCAGCGCTAGTGACCTGGCTCTCCTTCTAG